The DNA region GTCAAGACCAAGCAGTGGTTCCATCCCGAGTATTCTACGTTGGGAACACAGTAAACCCTTACAACTTAACATCTTTAAGCACATTCTTCTTGTAATGCATTTTCTACAAAACTGACTATGAtaatttgtccaacaatcaagagcttctttacttgcaaatcatctcctttattctcatgactctGATATTTGATTCAGCAATGATACAAGAAGGAGAAATCAAATTCTCGTCACTCTTTTGGATTAAAGGTTTCTAAAAGCCTTGCCAGTGTCCTTTCAAAAAATAGAGGCTCCACAGACAGTAGATAGAAAATGTGAGTTGACTCCAAGATGAAGTTTTGCAGATCACTGAGATtctgaaattacaatttcccaATAAAAACTGTTGCAATGACattgatgaattaattttcCGTTCTAAATTTCACACCAGTGTCACCTTGGGCTGGGATCTTGCACTTGTGACAATACTTTATTGATTCGTTCAAACATCTTTGGTATGAGTTCCAAATGTGTTTTACAACACTGATCAACGCACAGGTCCAGTTCAGCCTGATACTTAGTCAATTCAGACTGTGTAGTAGTTGGGTCAACATTGTCTTGAATTTTGTCCTGGCATTGTTGAGCACAACGGCCAAGACGATCCTTAATACAGGAAAACAATAACAGTTAACAGCAACCCTACATAGTCACATGGGAAATCAGCAGAGCTGGCTACATTATTTTTCATGACACACTTTCAATCTTGCTGTCATCATAGTTTCAAAATACTCATGtcagctcttttttttattgtctaataggaaaaaaattgcccAGAAGATGTTACTTGGTATATCAACAATGTTTGCTTACTCTGTCATgaaaaataacagtaaaataaacaaacaaacaaacaatctataaaaagtgaaaaaaaaaacaatacaaaaaaaattattgttagtAATCATGTTTTCCTGATTTGAAGGAAGCCACTTGACTTGGTTGGTTTTGGGAATTTCCAGAGAAAACTTTGAAGTCACTCTCTCACTTTAGCTCCAAACCTTCCAAATTCAAAAATCACCTCCAAACCACACTAAAAGTCTACTTACCTGAAATCCAGTAAGCTCTTTACCAAGGTATTCTTGAATTTGTTGAATGGGAACAAAACACCTGTTCATACATTGTTGCACTTCCTCCTTACTTGGTGTTAAATTCTCACAACATTTAGCTGCACACAAGTGAGACTTAGCCTATTTGGAAAGACAACAAAGAGAaagtttgttaaacaaatttctttaaacCTTCAAtctctaagagtgattagcatctaatttctctttacaacatcACACCCTGAGTCACACACTAGAGTCACAAGAATATGtcaaatgatcactaactagaAAAACTTTtggttgttaaaaaaattctccttgactTGAGgacttgggaaatgtatagggaacagtatgaaGAGTATGCATATTGATGCTTGGGTGTACATGGTTAATTGCAATTCACTTGAGAGGATCATACTGTTCCTTGCTACCACTTGCATGTCAAAATATGACTTATTTCATGTAAATGTGAAGAAAATccttcaccaaaaaaaaaatccccaaCATTTACCACACTCCCCAGAGAAGCATCATAGCTTACAATGTGCTCCTTTCATTTAGCTGCTTTTCACACATCAAAGTGTGGCAAATTCAGTTTTGTTGTACTAGTTGAAAAAAGTTCCATGAGTGAATTTCCTGCAATCAACCTTAAttccaaagaaaaaataccacaaaaagacaaaaacaaaagtgaGCAAACTTTCTGTTTGCTTCAGTTCACTATCACAGAGGTAGCCTAACattctcacaaaaaaatttttttttggctaatAAACTGAAGTACTCGTCAGTAGCAAATTAAATGTTTGCCTTCATTTTGTACAATACtatctttctttagttttcttttaattcctgCCTGGATTCTTGGTATCATTTTTATTGGCCATGTTACTCATTATTGTAGTTGTTCATcttattttctgtattttctgTGTACTTTTTACTGGTTTCTCATACATTCCTACCTATTTACTGAGAATCAGGAAAATGATGACAAAATAGATGATGAATCTATCATTCTCTTTGCTAAACCCCATGTACAAGTATGTCCAAACAAACTGTAACCACATCACTTGGCTGCATAATGTACAATCTTCCATCAGGGTGAAAGTGCAATAGTTTCAGTTGAAAAATGCAACCGATTATCTGCACCCTAGCTTAAGTAGAGTTAAGGCGTTTCAAGGGATATTTTAGAATTCACGACAAACACTTGAGACACTTCGcttcattttggaaaattctGATGTTAGCCATCTCGTTAATACAGAATAAGGAACATCATGGTAAAGCCAATTTGTAGGGGGGCGTCACTGGCCGAACAATATTTTCATGAAGATGTTTAGGCAAAACAGTGTGCATTCTGGAAAAATTGAACTATCACCAAATCTTTTAGGCTAATATCAGTCTAAGGCAACATTGTGACGAAGAAATCTTTCATAAAAATTGCCAGGATTGGGGTTTATCAGGCAGAATGGTAGGAAAGCCGATATTTTTTATGGCTGCATAATGTACAATCTTTACCTCGGATCCAAGTAAAATAATCCATATTTCAACAAAAATGTCATGAAAACATATTTATTAGCTAAATATACATGGAGAAGTTGACTAATAACTGACCTGAAGCCCtctcagcttttctttttccagcTTTTCTATCGATCTCTCCACTTCTTCTTTCACACGTGTTTGAGAAGCACTGGCAGCCATGTTGGAAAATTTAGTAGACAGGGAACTGGATCCAATTCAGCCGAGCGTCCTCTCCCTATGATCGAACCCGCCAATAGAAGGAATGGGTAGCTTTGGAGGCTTAATTTGAAATGGGAGAATAACAAACTACTTCACCTGTCCATGTAGAATTCGGATTCAAGTTCTCActctaaacaaacaaaaaaaactctcaATAAAACTCAGACAATTTGTTTCTCTGGTAGACAGTtgcttaaaattaaattttgatgcGTGAGATAAAAATCATTGcgaaaataattttgcattCTCTCGTATTATCATGGTGTCATGGAACTAGCTTCTCTGATGAAAACGTACGGAAAGATTGAAAAACTGACTTCCTCTCCTGCAAAGGAGTAAGCAGTAAGAATTTTTGAGCCGTTTCGGCTGAAAATGGATAAAGATTTTCAACCCTTATGATCTTAAACGGGTAAGCGTTTGAGGGAATCCCCAAGGGCGTGTGAATTTGTTTGTCCTTCCACCGCCAAATGACTGAATACTGCAGAGAGAAAAGTGACCATGCGAGATTTTCGAATTGAATTAGATCATTCTCAGGTAAGACTACTTGATGACCTTACATGACCCCTTTTTGTAATAGTTTAGGCTTAAATGGAACTGTTTTCTTCCAGACATGGGACTACATTCGAGAGTGTGTTCAGTTCTCGTTGGTCGCAATCAAGATTACATCATGAAAATATGACCATAACAACCAGTTTGGTCAAATAAAAGGTTGAAATGTCTGTCAAACCTCTGTGAAGATGGGGAGAATCTGTTTAGATTTTCACGGTCATCTGTAAAGCAGCTGAGAAGGCTCTTGAATGTTTGACAAATAGAGAGCGTTCGGATGCCTTTTAGTGTCATCCTTGTCGTAAACACACGCACAGCTGTTTTTGCAagtatctaaagaaaaacataTGACGAAGCAGCGAAATTACCTTTCCTTGGAAATTGTGTAATACGTTTGTGCTTTTGAACCCACTCATTCAGTTCGCattcttaaatttttcatcagcaattgtaaaattttgtgatttaaaagcattttttggTAACACGAAGACGTTTCATGACAATGAATCCAGATGCTTTCGCGTTGATGCTTTCATCCTTTTAAAACACCGGCGGTGTTTTAAAAGGATGAAAGCATCAACGATATCAGCTATCTTCCAACCTCCACCGAAAAGaagtgcaaaagaaaaaagaaaaaacgataAGTAACAAAGTTCCAGTTCTCCAAAAAAGGATAAGGGTTAGTTGCCGTTAAAGTGTAACTTTTTAGTCTCATCTATTCCCGTAGGTTTTCGTGCACCTCTTCCGAAATTCTGATGGCTAACAATTTTGCAAAAGAGTTCCTAAGTTTTACTGAATTCTCTTTGAAGACTTTTTTATCTATGATGccgatgatgataataatggcgacgaattttatttcaagaggTTGAAAAGAGTAAGACACTTCACATAGAAAGCCTGACACAACTGCAGCCCTCGGAAAACCATCGATATTTTGGAAACCAGCTCAAGTGCGTCCTCCTTACCTATTCCGCTTGAGCTGCAGGTGATGAAAATTATCTCTTGAATTGTGCGTTGATGTTACAAAATTCCGCCACTGCCCCCACAAAGGGTTTCGATTTTACGTGCTTCGTGTTGTGGGAAGGCAGCTAGTACTACTACGTGCAGTAAATGATAGATCGTAATCATAAACTGACTCTCGCTTCTGAGATTCCTAAATCCAAATCCGTGCCTTTCGTGCGCAGATTGTAAATGATCCGTTTGAAAATGATTCGGAATCccaaataatttaattgatttACAAGAGGACGACAGTTTTTGGGAGAGCTTTTGGTGAAAAAACAGTAGGACGAAAATGTGGGAGCTAATGAGTTTTCCCACGTTTAACCATCTGATGGTggaaaactgaatatttttgtATGCATAGTACAAGTATAAAAAGGCGCCCTGAAGAAACATTCTTTGAAGAATAAACGACAAAATGTGAATTTTGAAATGATGAACTAGAGAATCGTTTTTGATCTGAACTGCCACGTCTTCTAAAGGATTGGAGGTAAAAAAGGACCGAATAGAGCCCACTTGATCGATAATATGCAAACTGGTTAATATCggcaaatatttttattggcTCTTAAATGACATCAACACTGTTAAGATTTGAGTCTTAACTGTTTTGTCCAAATCAAGATATGCATGCAAAATGCCATCGACTTAAGAATTCCTTGTGTGTCTTCAGCTACACTTGCAATGCGTTGCTGGACAATTTCCCTTGGCACAATTCGATGCACACCAAGCATCCATTCCGGCATTACCAGTCCACGGGCCAGCGGCGACGCACTCTCCTCCTgcaccccctccccctggaGTTGTGGGACTTACTGGAGGTGGAGCTTCAGTAGTGACAGGGGGAGGCGGAGGCGCTTGTGTGGTATTTGGGACGGGGGGTGGGGCCTGCGTTGTCGCAGGTGGAGGAGGATTGGTAACTGGAGGTGGTTGTACCCCGGATGTAAGGTATTTCTTGACGGCGTTCATCAGTGGGTACTTGCCTTGCCCGCAGTGCTCCCCAGAGAAGTCATCCAAGTCAATCGCCCAGAACATAACACCTCGTAGTGCGTTCTTCATTACCACGTTGTCAATCTTGTAGATCAAGCTTGCCGGGTTGTCGAAACCGACCCAATCCTTACCCTTGTAACCGTACGGTGCCATGGCCTTGTTGTCTTCCACAACAGTCAGTCCCATTTTACAGATCTCATAGTAAGCTAGGAACCCCTCCGCGCCTGTGAACTTTCCTTTGGGGGTGTACTGGTAATCTCGTGCCGCATCAAGGCCATTCGTTGCTGGGCTTGATAATCCAAACGCACGTCCGTACGTAGCTAGACCAAGGACAATCTTGTTAGCTGGCATCCCTTTCCTGATTCCCGGCTTTTCCCACGTGTCCCTGTTGTTCATCCAGTACCACACAGCAAAGGGGAGGGTTAGCTTGTCGCCTTCTGGTCCCATAGCAGCGTGATGCCCTGTCTTGTATTCCCACGTGCCGTGAAGATCATAAGTCATTAAATTGATCCAGTCAAGGGGCTCGGCAATAGCAGCAATGTCGTATGCGCCTTTGATAGTCCAAAGTCCTGCCGCCACCGCTGCAGTCAAAAGCAAGCGCTCTTTCTCAGTCGCTTTAGCTTCTGCCTCGAATGCAGCTCTTAACTCTTGACAAAGAAGAGTGAATCTTCCCTTGTCGCTCTTGGGAGATCCACCGCGCATCCCAGGATACTCCCAGTCCAGGTCTAGACCGTCAAATCCAAACTTCCTCAGAGTGTCAATGGACGACTTGATAAAAATCGCACGTTTCTCTTTCGTAGCCACCATCTTAGAAAATGGGCTGTCTTTCTCTTCATGAGTCCAGCCGCCAACAGCGATTTGAGTCTTCAGCTTTGGGTTGACTTTCTTGAGTGCATTGATTCTTCCGTACAAATCGTGGTCGTTTTCTTCGTAGATCTCCAATGTGTGAGTCGCGCGGCTGACCTGTGCAAAGGAGAAGAGCACATGGGTACATAGGAATGGATCAATGTCTTCAGGCCAGAAGGTTCCTCCTTTGGGTCGGTACTGAGACCAGTTGGTGTAGTAACATCCACGGATGTACTCTGAAGCCGTAGGCTGGAAAACAAACGCAAAGCCAAGGAGCAGAGAGATCAACACCAATTTCATCGTTAATACTCAGTGATGCTCGTACAGCTAGAAACTGTCCTGAGGGGTACTGAAATACTTATTGTGATTTTTATAGCGTAAGCCCTATGTAGGGTTGAACTGTATGCAACACCTGTTGTCTGTATTTTTTCAAGGTGCACGTTTCCGTTGACAACGATCCACCATGAAGTAGCATCAGTTGTTCAAGCATGTCCCTCACGAGCTGCACGTGTAAAAATAGTTGTTCAGGGAGCGATATTTTTGCCAAACATTGCATTCTGCTTTATACGCCCTCGCATCCTCCATAAGTGTAAAAAAACACTGTGCATTATCACTAGAAACACGAAGGGCTTTCTTGGACTCCATTTTTGTGACAATATCTAACTTACATAGTTAATCTCGAAAGCCTAGACTTGGGTCGGGaaatcattgttattgttattggaTACCTCAAGGCATATAAAGGAGTCAGACATCACGGCTTTTTTTCAGATATAACACAAATGAATTTCAAATTGACCtgtgaaacagtttttttttcagaaatatccTAAATCAACGCTATCTAAGACAAGCATTTTAAATTGACTTATCTATCTTGTGATGTGGACCATCTAGGATTTATGACTATCTTATGATATTTATTTTACTATCTCTCTATAAATGGAGAATAAAATTGTATTGTATGTTGTTGACATGCATTGTATCTACAATCTTTTAGTTGGTTATCAAGCACAGTATGCCAAGATGTTGGTTATTTACACaagaactgaattttctctttgtagAAGGGTGAAGTAAGAGTAAACGAACACTGTCTTTAACAAATGGTGTTGTTGACTTTGTCTGCAGGTGTTGCCTAATCTTGCGAAAAGCTTTCAGAACTTTTTTTTACCATCTCTTtgactgtctttttttcttcaactacTCTTTAATCTAGCTATGTATTaaggaaaaattgaataaattatgTGAAAGTTATCTTATTACAGGTTTGATTTATGTCGTTGCACAAATTAGAACCAAAGTTTTAGGaagcttttcaaagtttacCCACATAGATAAGGTCGCAGATTATGTAGCCCACATGCAGAGTTCCTCGCATATACCTGATGATTCATTTTCCATGTTCCAACACCAGTTTAATAAACTAAAGGAATTTCCTCTATAAAATTCTTTTGACTTCATTTTACggatttcatatttttctttattccattGTACCCCAGATTTTTGTCTCTATGAGTTTTGAAAGGAgcgtgtggaaaaaaaaaccaagcgtTAGTCAGTAGGATATTCAAAAGGGAATCGATGATATAACACGTTTGGTAAATCTGCATCCTTGTTTAGAGTTCTTTTGAGATTGTTATAGGATTTTTTGGGGGATTccaagaaaattatcaaatttcaAATGGTAAGGGATGCGTGCGATAAACTGATTTGACAATTCAATTGATCTCAGCGCACATAAAGGCATTTTCTGCCGATGAAAAGGAAGTTGAGGGATCAAGAGTATTTCCTAATAACTATGTCTTTTCTCAATTTTGCGTGAAACTAGGAAGGGATGAGGTACAATTTTTTCGTCCTCAAAGCTGGTGGATTTTGTGTcgaatatgaaaaaataatgaaatttatcGGGACATAAAGTGTGAGTTTTTCACAGCCTAAAATAAACTGAGTTTCCTTCATAGGGACTTACATCAGCTGAAAACACCCTATAAGATCAACTAAACCAATACAGGCTTCGTGTATCTCTTTCCTTCTCACAATCCAAATCGAAAGCCAGACTGGTTGTTCCCCGAACTAGTGTTGGTCCAAAGATTACATTAGTACAGCTAGTTTAATAACCTAGTAGCGATCTAACGAAAGAGTAATTTGTTGGTCTTATAATCGAAAGACTCAGCTAACGCCTGACTTTATCATTATTACGATTAAATATACCTTTTATTACAGTATGTAACcataagttaaaataaaatgcGCAAGATGAATGATGCATATCCGACACCCTTAAGTAAATCCCTAAAGTACACGATGAATAACCCTAAATAAACCCTTATTAAAAATACGTTGGTAAATTTTGCCAATAACCCTGTCATGTATTTTACTCTTACAATAGTCTAGCCATGGCGTTCTGTGAAGTCCCTTGATCTGTGGTGATTGCGTGGTTAGTTCTGGGGTCAGGGTCAGTCTAGCTTCATGAGCGAAATAAGTCAGGTAATTTTGTTGAGAGAGACATTTTATCCAGTGCCTCTTTCCACCCAGAAGTCTGAGCGGCTGCCGCCGAATTTTCTCAGAATCCTGACAAAACGCCGGGAACAGTATGGAATGAAATAATTCTTATCTCGACTAGAGATGACTGAACACGTGCTTAACGGCAATGAAAGAAACCCTAGGCAGAAAAAGTCTGCTTCGATGATAACTGATGCTAGATACTAGAACGACGGAAATCTAGTCGTTATTTGTTTCCCGTAATCTTGTCCATAGGTAAAAATGAGATTCTTTTGACGTGTGGTATTTGTGATAAGATCTCCTTCAGGGGATCGAAGAAAACACTCAAATTTATCTCGTTACCAACATTGGGCTTCTTCGTTCATTACTGCAATTACTGGGTTAATTTGCCGACCAAGGGTCTGGAAACCAATGTAGTTTTAAGTAGGAAAACTTGGCGCGGGCGGCTGTAGTTTTGAATCTGACTGGTTGAGCGAGTGGAGTAGGTTTTCTGGCTAAAACTAGCAAAAAACAAAGGATAGCAAAACCACTATATTTCTTTCCACCtgtaattgaaaattgctctttaaCCCTGGTTTAACAGATAGCAAAATTTTGGGACTTATTCCAACTTAATGTaatactatttttttctgtctcatATTAATAGCTAACTAATTGAGACTACATTTTGATATGAAAATGCCTGTTTACAGGTAACAGTACTATACAAATGCCTAataattcttttgaaaatattatgacTCAAATGTTTTGGAGTATTTCAGTGATTCATTTCTTATTCTACAGAAAGAACTAGACTCAAGTCTATCTATCTATGTTAATTTCTTACTCGCCAAGTGCTCGGGCCATTCTGGGGAATATTGGCTCAACGTTGTAGCAGTATCAAGTGCACTAGGACCCACATGAAAATGACTGAGATTCAGTATTCCCCAGTTTACATCAAGCAAGTGAGTTTAGTAAGTAGtttagtttaaattttccaGCTTTTGTGACCAGAAGTACCATGCCTTGTGACTGTTTCCATGGAAATGGGCTGTATAACAAAATACAGACcaggtaagaaccaatcagaatactTGGATTTACTTTAGGAATACCTTGCCATGCAATAAATTTCTATATTTTGTTGATTAAAAATATGGAACCTCAAGCATTGTCAATTAAGCAGAACCTTGTTTTTCCACTATACACATTGTATTTCAACTATAGGTACCTTCTGTGGTTAAGCAAATGATATGATGGTGCCTCATAGACATTTTCTTATCGtcataaaggaaaaaatataactCAAGAGAGATCACCAGGTGAGATTACATCAAATGTCCATGGACTCCCAGCCAGTGGTTCACCATTAATCTCCACAGATACCTTGTGCTTGCCACTACTTTGTGGGGTGCAGGTAACTTTGTAACTACCATTTTGATTGTCTTCTATTTCTTTATATAACTCTTCCTCTGTAGAAGTGGAAATGTTGACAACAATCAAATCATCTTCACAATAAATACTCTCTCCATCTTGATCTCTTGTGATGATTGTGAAACAAGTCTCCTCCCCTTTCATCACTGTCTTTGAGAAGCTTCCCTGAAGCACAGATCTTGTCATGTCTGTGGAACGAACAACTATGTTACCTAAACTAGCCTTCAATACTTCTGTGTATTCCTCATTTGGGACATAATCAACATGAAGTGGTTCAAAACTATCCTCATCTTCAACCTGTAAAGTCTGTCCAAACTGTTCTACAAAGGTGAAGTGCTCATCCAGAACTGGAAGGGGCAAATCACTTTGCAACACCGTTTCCCCataggaaagaaaatctttcaaCATTGCTAATcgtgattcatttttttcttgttgctctTTAAAGgcactttgatttttatttcccaGGTTTTGTAATGTTGCGAGAGCTTCCTGTTCATATAACCTCAGTTTCATGATAAGTTCTTCTACGTTCTTGTGAACCTCCTCCTCAACTGCCTTTATGTTACGTTCCATTCTAAGAGCACCCTTTTTACGTCTCTCAATCTCTGTTTCACAATCACTCAATACATTCTTGAGCTTCTTAACAGAATCCATCACGTTCACTTTGCTTTTCTCTGAGGCTTTCTCGATGCCTTCGACATCATGAATATTGTGAAATTCAATCACGCATAGTTTACAAATACAAACTTTGCAGTCGTGACAATAAAATTCTACAACTAGTTTCTCgtgtttttccgttttacaCATGACAGGTCTTCGGATGATTCTTTCAAAATCTTGTTCTGTGAGATCCTGGATCAGGACGGTGCGATGAGATTGGGCTAAAGTTCCACACTTACGATTGTTTTCACAAGATCCACACATAAATTTCTGGCACTCGAAACAGTAGCAACGCAATGTTTTGCTCTGGTTGCACATCCCGCAGGTTTTCTCGCAAGAATCGGAGGCTGCAATGGAAACAACTTCTGCTAGTCTGTTGAGGTAGAAAGGAGTTGGAAGTTCGTCAAATGTACCTTTGCCAGGAATCTTGACAAACGATCGACAAGCAACGCAGATGATGTCTGATCTCCCGTCAACCGTTGCATCCACTGCTTGTCTGTTGAGACATTTTAGGCAGAATGAGTGGTTACAAGGAAGAAATTTGGGTTCCTCTACTGTCTGGTGACACAATGGGCACTCGGCTTCTTTTTCCAACCTTTGATAAGGTGAAGTATCTTCACCCCTTCTCTGAGCAGTCGCCATTTCTCAGACCTAGCTCTTGTCCTCTCGCTAGTTTCCAGGCTCTTCAGTCCTCTCTCTTTACCTGAGTTGTCTCCCAACTAAAACGGATTTTTCAAAGACATTTCACCGCCAGGGCGCAACACATCttagttttttcagttttatcatACAACCACGCTAGCTTACTAATAATCTTTGGTTGGACGTTGCAATCTTTAATTGTGGTTAAAGCTCTTAACTCTTTCACTTTAGTTCCACTTTAAGACTATGCTTGAACTGTGGCAAGAGGTAGAGACCGGAAATGAACATGATTTTTCTTATGCTTGTCAATTACTGTCTTTAAATAGAACGTTTCGTGTTTTTAGTGATCAACGAAAAACCTGCTTTGTGCAGGTCAGTTCAAGCAAGGTAGATAAAGTGATTTAGTTTTAGCTAATCCGGACTACGCTCACTTGAAAAATGGTCACAAATTACGAGATGGATAGAAAaagttaaagaagaaaacaaacataaaagcCTTATGTAACTTGTGACATTAGCTAATGGGAGTTAACTGGAAACCGTTAGACAGCCCTTCTCGTTTGG from Pocillopora verrucosa isolate sample1 chromosome 1, ASM3666991v2, whole genome shotgun sequence includes:
- the LOC131799069 gene encoding protein FAM136A, which encodes MAASASQTRVKEEVERSIEKLEKEKLRGLQAKSHLCAAKCCENLTPSKEEVQQCMNRCFVPIQQIQEYLGKELTGFQDRLGRCAQQCQDKIQDNVDPTTTQSELTKYQAELDLCVDQCCKTHLELIPKMFERINKVLSQVQDPSPR
- the LOC131798997 gene encoding E3 ubiquitin-protein ligase TRIM45-like, whose protein sequence is MATAQRRGEDTSPYQRLEKEAECPLCHQTVEEPKFLPCNHSFCLKCLNRQAVDATVDGRSDIICVACRSFVKIPGKGTFDELPTPFYLNRLAEVVSIAASDSCEKTCGMCNQSKTLRCYCFECQKFMCGSCENNRKCGTLAQSHRTVLIQDLTEQDFERIIRRPVMCKTEKHEKLVVEFYCHDCKVCICKLCVIEFHNIHDVEGIEKASEKSKVNVMDSVKKLKNVLSDCETEIERRKKGALRMERNIKAVEEEVHKNVEELIMKLRLYEQEALATLQNLGNKNQSAFKEQQEKNESRLAMLKDFLSYGETVLQSDLPLPVLDEHFTFVEQFGQTLQVEDEDSFEPLHVDYVPNEEYTEVLKASLGNIVVRSTDMTRSVLQGSFSKTVMKGEETCFTIITRDQDGESIYCEDDLIVVNISTSTEEELYKEIEDNQNGSYKVTCTPQSSGKHKVSVEINGEPLAGSPWTFDVISPGDLS